A region of the Hydra vulgaris chromosome 12, alternate assembly HydraT2T_AEP genome:
gttaaaataattaatagttaataaaaagcctatactataaacaaaaactaattttaaaaattactctattattaatatttatttttattataaacgatGTGTGGaatattacaaacaataaatcaaataaatcttacTTGATATTTTCACAAGATTAAAAATACTCTGcagtttcaattttcttataatggttttctaattttctattcttattttatttgctcATTTTTGTATTCACATTGTGTTTCCACGTGCACATTCCATTATTGAAATTAGTGACGATTAACGACTTTAAACTGCTCATTCATTACTTTAGTGCAGAAGAAGATAACGTagtgctttttatattttatatcagtgctttgataatataatatctttattaaaaatcttgttaaatattttatgaaaataaaaaataatcccGAACTGTTGGAGGAGCATTATTTTATACGCTCGTTATAAgtcatttatcattttaatcatttgtGTTTTTCTTGTTTAGTTATATCCTAAAATAAGGAGTtgatttaaaggcatttttttgaatacatgaaTTTAGCAGTGGACAATGTTAGGATAAGAAGACTATTTTAcctaaaactttaataaatgcttttgtTGCTAATActaattttgttgttattagtaAATAACTATTGAAaactgtttaaagttttttaaacatttattaactatatttagtaaattttattttagtagttATTAATGAGTAAACAATTAgtaatcaaattttcaaatactttaaacaatatttagttaacatttacgttacataatatatttacatatattaaattgagtaatatttgtaaaattaacaaaatagtctTACGTCTTGTATTCAAATAACAATGCTAACAAAAAACATAAGCATTGGATAAACGTATTtactgttattttaattttaaaattttaatttaaatattagcaaatctgtttatttaacttttaataaaggttaataatttttgaagtgattttaaagcgccttttaaattaaagataattaaagaaGCGACAATTAcggtaaacataatttacaaaatgttatacttttttgattaaaaacacattttaaaagacatattgtatttttaaaatatataatattttttaattattaagaataattaaaaaagtttaataagttacatttactatgagttattttaaacagatcttaataaaacttttattaagttattgtaatcattacttttattatttaaaaagtcaaaaagaaaagaaataaaactttttgaataagtttttgttttgtttttttgttttcctcaCGTACAGCTAAGGatcaaaagttcattcatttaaaaatttaatttgtgtGATAGTTATTTAGACTTTACTTTTGTTCATTTACTAACAAAGCAGTTTACTTTTAATTgccaaaaaacaaagtttaacttAACTTTGAATAGATATTTCAAAATCGTTTTATCTTtcgaaaaagcaaattttttatacattcaattgttataaaattttgcaacaagtttttaaaattaagtttcttaACGATTTTCATTTTGGTAAAACTAACGCCCAGTTAGCAACCAAAGACAGTTATGTAATAGTcaagtattatatatatgtaaaaaagcTATTTCTTTGTAATTCGTTTTATTGACCGAAAGAAAAATGAAGTATCtataattaattgaaaattatttatacactagtgcatttaaaacagaaaattttttttttacttttaataaaaaagcaaaagaaaaattaaaaaatagaaaataattttgtgacgCTTTTTTTGGGCGCCCATACCGCTCCACCAGTACTAAAACAGGTCTGGGTTtgtccctaatatatatatatatatatatatatctatatatatatatatatatatatatatatatatatatatatatatatatatatatatatatatatatagaatttgACTCACTTAAGTTGCATTTCTgtggtcatttaaaaaaatgattaattttatttagttccatgaattattttaaatgcttttactaaatcaattaaaaactgtCAACTTAAAATATCGATTTTTTCATTTGCAGCATATTTAAACAAGGAAGTAtaaaaagctttgaaaaaataagaaaactaaaaaactaaagttaaataactaaatttacttattaaaaatttttgaaatatttattacttaatatttCAGAAGTGCAAAATACCTTTGCATCAAGGTTTAAAGTTTTACATCTTTTCTTTTTCCGAATGGTAACATTTCGCATCCAatcaaaactgtttttattttcttcttctaTTTCTATCTCTAAGTTCACTATAGAGGGAACTACTTCAATACCATATCGATGTACGATTCTGCCAAGTTCCAGAAgcgttaaaataatatttttagtttgctTGTGTAAAACAAGATCCTCTGAAACAAATAAAGTTGAATCTCTAATACCAATCTTACgacaccattttaaaaaattctcagCATTCTCACGAGCAAAAAACGattcttttttaacttgatgatgaaaattaaattcaaagGAGGGTAAAACTTCTGGAATGATATATGCTTCATTAGataaattcttgttttttactttactttcttctgaaagtttttgaatttttatagcaAGCATGCATAAGGCTACCCCATCATCTAACAtatctaaaaagttatttacatttatatctaAACAAATGTATGCAGAAAGCCATTCTGCAACATCTTCCATTAATGGAATAAGACTTTTctcatttctttcatttatttGAACCATAAAATAATCTTCATCTTCTAAAGTTGGCATTATAAGTGCCTGTCAATAAAAAtagcacattaaaaaaaatcaaaacaaattctatttcaaaaattaaacttatttaataatattttagatttatgataaaaaagcaaataaaacagtttatgTTAACAAACATGTTAATACTTTACTTTCCATAGTTTTCTTTGATTAACAACTgagcttttaaatttcatcTAAGATTGATACTATTGGTATCTATCTATGaaagttaaaagcaaaaaagGCCTGAGCCTTGTATTAGCGAACCaaatgaaattttgttaaaaaaagacaattttttgtttttattaaaaaatgatatgcATATGCGTggtaataaaaacattctattTAATagtcattttataataaatacacttttaaatacaaaattaataactcaTCATATTTAGAAGATTTAAGGATCAtagttttaataacttgaagataataattttaagaGTAACCTAGATTTTAATTTCTGCTATGAACATCTATATAGCTCAGGGTTGGGGAAGTTAAGGTACAAAGGATCAAAGGATCAAAGGGCACAGTGAACAAGAggcattttttcaaagattagAATTTTGTTCATCTTGataatgtaatcattttatGTACTCCTAAATCAGCCGtctttatttatagttgttacCTCATAATTTTTGACTACTGGTTTTTGGtaggtaatttttgtttttagctaactaaagtaaattttcttaccGCCAATATGTTTGTTATGGAGATCATGgcttaaataaattcaaaagttgaagttttttattccgattattgatatttatgctTCCTTTTAGTagtttaacttttcttttaacaacacTCATGTTCCAAGAACTTAGacttaaacttaatttgttaTGGTGGGGCACAGTAAATTGGGGTACAATGAATAGGTTGATTCACTATACCCCATTAATGatcttaaatattaaattcattcatttttaacaaacgaactacatgaaaatgaatttattagttttaagttatgaataataatatttgaataatattttaatatttttataagttttgttatcaataaaattcttttttttttcttctcaattttcaaaatgtttattttttcaattttatactaatctaattaataaaagtatgccAAAAGTATAGAGTACAGAGTACAGTGTCTTTACTCCCTCAGCCTCAAAGTTATTTGGCTAAGCCACTATTCACTATCATTAATTCACGGCTGTTTAtttattcactgtgccccagTACTAAGACACAGTGAATAACATAACACAATTCACTTTAAACCTTTCTGTGAGCAGTTAGATAGTAAATATTTAGGTTTTAGtgatttattatcattaatggACATATATCTCAATTCTTTCGccttggaaaaaataaaatacatattttaacttttgctcaatttaaaaaataaagaaatctgaTCCACTGTGCCCCAACTTCccctaaatatatttttaaacaacattttatctgattttcaacaaacttatttatatcacttattaataacaattaaacaTTAATGTAATCAATTGTTCAGCacataaaaagcaaaaaatataggAAGAGAACATTGACATTTTAGAATTCAACAATTTGTAAAAGTATAAATGTATGTCTAGATAAGCATtgtgacgtcatactgaaacaGCCAGCTACCCAGGGcctcattttttcttaaaaagtcaTATGCAATAAAGATAAACATCCTGAACATGTGGTAGAAAATCCAATGGAATGTTACACCACAAATTCTTAATCAAAGCAAATAAATGGTCTTTGTTGGTTGATTTTCCATCAACTAATGACTGGTTTATGTACTCCCAAAAATTCTTAACAGGATTGAGATCTGTGAAGACGATTTAAGAACTTTGATTTTTTGTCTGGCACAATGTTTTGGATCATGTTGTAAGATCCATTTGTGAGTCATTTTATACTTTGAAAGTCGGCAGCATAACATTCTTTGTGTATAAATAAACACTAGGGTCGATAATACTTTTTATAGGATGAAGGGAGTCCACATTACTACTACTAAAACATCACCAAATAATTACATTTCCTCCCTCAATTATAGTAAGCAATTGATATTTCGGTTTGAGTCTATTTCATATTCGACCTAATTCCATCACTACTGAAtattataaactttgttttcatcagagaaaaagatttttgacCAGTCATTAACTAAGATAATCTTTTTAGAAGGCTTTTAAATTTCTTGCAGATATCAGTGGTTTCCTAACTGGATGGCAACCATACATATCATTTTGTCGTAACCATTTTTTAGATGTGTAAATGCTACTGTTTGTACCATGAAACTGATGCATAATTGAATTAAGTTCGACAACAGTCGTGCGAAGATTATTCTTAGAATACCTTACTAATAATCTATTAGCCTTACTCAGCTGTCACTTTAGGAGTGAGGCTTGTTTTCAATAGTTTTGTGAAGACAAAATTTTGTCGTAATGGAACTTATTTTTCATAATGTGATGTCATTATTTTTTCCCGCAGTTTCTAtaattaatttctttgtttCATTTGAAACTTCAttatgcttttaaattattaaaagcataaTGAAGTTTCTACActaattttacaaatactttgaCAATTGGTTATAATTCACAGCTTCTAAACTTAGTTACTAAATAGTTTGATTTGCATCTTTCTAAACATCTCAAAGTAAGTTATTCAACTTCACTTTAGgcatttaattttgcttttacttacaaaaacttgatttattaGCAGGGCAtgatatttgatttaatatgTGAAAGTAACCTCATGTGTATAAAGTCATTTCACTTCACggtatataagatatatatatatatatatatatatatatatatatatatatatatatttaaacaactttaaaaagtattctacacaatagagtgctcaatgttcttaaaagaacagagcaattatatattagtagaaaatcacttaacaaaatttttttccatttaacactgtgtttcatcaacaaagattCATcagaaaaaatggtttttctGATGAATCTTTGTTAataaaacacagtgtaaaatgaaaactttttgttaagtaattttctactaatataaatatatatatatttatatatttatttttgtatatatatatatatatatatatatatatatatatatatatatatatatatatatatatatatatatatataatagtaataataataataaggtataGCCATAACAACTGGAGTAAACAGTTGCAAAGTGCAATAACAGTAGATATTGCACTGTAACAGCTCAGTTTGTCTTTAGTTTATGTTGTAACAAACAGTTTCTGCAAAATTCAGACTTgtctagtttatttttaaagttatttattgaagCATCTTCTATAATGTTGGTATAGTTACCTTTCTATTATGTTGGTATAGTATATAGCTTCTATTATGATAGTAAGTTGTTCCATGCATTTACAactcaatttttgaaaaagtgatATCTGAAGATATTTCtgcaaaaagatttttcagtTTGAAATTGTGTTGTCGTAAATACGTCAATTCTTTTGATGTATTTTGATAACTGCTTGTAacccaatttattttatcatggCCATGTTGAATTTTATAATGTTGAATAAGATCTTCATGTAGTCTACGTTCTTTAAGTGTCCTTAAttacattatatttaaactagattcataaaaaaaaaattttaattgtaggTGCTAGTTTGAATGCTCTTTTTTGGATCATCTCGATTTTGTCTGCCTTGTTGTAGGAATGGAGACCATGTCTGGACTGTAAACTCAAGATGCGGACGTATGAATGTTGTACAGAGcttttttactatgtttatgcataaatatttaaatattctctTAATAATACCTGACATTCTATTTGCTTTGCTAGTTAGTGAATTAACTTGTGCGTGCCATTTTAGATCCAATTGAACCATTATACCTAAATCATGTTTATCTTCTGtgttacataatatataattttgcaatcaatatCAGTCATTATTAATGTAGCATTTGGTTTTTTTTCCCCAATGCCtaactttgcatttttcataattaaattttgtgagCTAGATAGATGaccttatattatttataccgTTTTGAATGCTTATTGAATCCttcagattttttatgtttattattttactattatcaGCGTAAAGTTTGATACAGTTTTTGACTTCTGGCAAATcgttaatgaaaattaaaaacagcagtGGTCCTAAAACTGATCCCTGTAGTGCACCACTGATAACTGGTAGCCAATCTGAGATTGCGTCACCGAGGACCTCTCTCTGAGAGTACTATGACATTTACTTGAAACATATGGGCGTATCCCATCCATTCCAACAGCTTTGTAaacatctaattttttaaatttcttttcaatAGTATAAGGAGTTATTATATCGCTTATATCTACTTCTAGAATAGTTTTAGTCTTCTGTAGCATATTTGGTATGTTATGCTTATCTTCATTAACAAAAACTGAATTGAaactattgtttaaattatttgctatagaTTCTCTATTCGTTATAGTGTTATTATATTCATCAGACATTAAAGCTATTCATccttcaactttttttgttaaaattaacataactgtaaaataatttggaaccatttttttgatgtttcactttttcttttttttattcaatacattttaatttcaccatgtttttaactaatttactttgtattttgtattgtttaaccAAAATGGTTGATATTAATTTTTCCATAACTTTAGGTATATAACTTtgtgatatttatttacaaagatTTTGGAACAttcatcaacatttttattagagaAAAGATGTGACCATTTTATACTATGAAATGAATTGTTAATTTCTTTGGTTTTCCATAGGAAGTTTTTGATGGAGTTGGTTTTTTTAAGATGTAATTCCAATACAATATCTGATGTGCATGTTGGTTTTGTGACATTTTGAGtcgaaatgttattatttaaattgtccaAAAGTATTTGTGCctgttattcattttttatcacTATTTGGATATTCTCACCATTCCATTTTATATT
Encoded here:
- the LOC100202044 gene encoding growth arrest-specific protein 2 isoform X2, whose protein sequence is MPTLEDEDYFMVQINERNEKSLIPLMEDVAEWLSAYICLDINVNNFLDMLDDGVALCMLAIKIQKLSEESKVKNKNLSNEAYIIPEVLPSFEFNFHHQVKKESFFARENAENFLKWCRKIGIRDSTLFVSEDLVLHKQTKNIILTLLELGRIVHRYGIEVVPSIVNLEIEIEEENKNSFDWMRNVTIRKKKRCKTLNLDAKVQRCARKYNVAVEKISEGKYLVNKKLSVFIRTLRSHIMVRVGGGWDELDSFLNRHNPDKQRSKLSFISA